In Halosimplex halophilum, the genomic stretch TGGAGCAACCACCGATACTAATAATATATGAGTTCTACTCGCTTAAAAACCTTTTCGCGGCACCGATATCTCGGCCCGTTAATTCCCGGGAAAGACGCTCGAAAATAGCACGATGGCGTTCGATTCGTGTGACTAATACCCACGCGCGACCGACGGCGTATATAAACGATTGTCGGTTCGTCCGGACCAGAGCGGTCGTAGCGGGCGATCCACGGGCCCGTTCGAGGCGGCCGACCCGCGTGCTCTGGTCGGGGCCTGCCCGGCGCCGACCGCGGGACTCTTTGGCCGCGGGGTTCATCGGGAGATATGGCATTCGAGGGGCTGGCCGACGACTGGGTGGTCTGGTCGGACGAGTCCGAGAAGGCCGTGCTGGCCTACCGGCCGGACGTGTTCGACGGCGGGGCGTTCCCCGCGCCGTGTCTGCCCACCATCTACCTCACGAAGGGCCGCCGCAGTCGCCATCCCGGCACCCGGACCCGGCCGAGCGACCCCTGGGTCGTCACGCTCTACCTCGAACCGGAGGTGAACCGCTCGCCCGAGGAGTACGACACCCGCGCGGCCGCCGAGGCCGGGGCGGTCGAGCTGGCCGAGCGGTTCGCCGACGGCGGGATCGACTACCGCGACCTCTACCAGGTGCCCCGGGAGGGGTACTTCGGAAAGCTCGACGAGCTGACCGGCCGCGGGGACTGAGACGCCCGTTCCCGTGGCGCGGGCTCCCGCCC encodes the following:
- a CDS encoding DUF5820 family protein, which produces MAFEGLADDWVVWSDESEKAVLAYRPDVFDGGAFPAPCLPTIYLTKGRRSRHPGTRTRPSDPWVVTLYLEPEVNRSPEEYDTRAAAEAGAVELAERFADGGIDYRDLYQVPREGYFGKLDELTGRGD